Part of the Chanodichthys erythropterus isolate Z2021 chromosome 13, ASM2448905v1, whole genome shotgun sequence genome is shown below.
aaagaggatgttttgttttatacatttttgcaatattacctgaaactgtctttactaactgatacaAGACTATTGATTAGATGCactgaaaataatattaatatacatcatctgtgcacgaggtagggccttaaaaacatcagccaaccGTTTACGCAatcatcgtgtaaacgattggccctctggcttgtcaatcactgccatgacgttccttgtgagagacatgcgcggctgcgctctccagtaactttccacactccacaggcgccgtatgcaatgtttttgtcaggagacaggagtaacaactgcagattatgagttacctgcggtgagtccgacataatgaatccactaacacgacacagcgaatgccggtggtaaacacttgtgttccaatactcgtgcacgagtttcaaaatgagctgtgaaggagggggttgttcttacgcatgcgctcattttaaaaactcactaacagtctttggtttctcagtcgacgaaaagatcctctttagcacctttaagggtaTCATCATATTTCAGGGTCCTTGgcattaaaaagtttgaaatcTAGTCTGAAATGGGTTTCTGATATACAGCATCtctgtttcttccaaaatatTGTTAAATCTCTGATAAAGCTATAAGAATAATTGTAATCGTTCATAAGCTATAAGAATAATTGTAATCGTTCATAAATAACAGCATTCTAAAAAGTGTTTTGATGTAACAGATAAAACGATCTTTACAGGTTACACTCTACATTCCTTTATTGTTTTCTGTGACATTTCTCAGTATAGATCCTTCAAAATATAACACAAAGCATTGGAAAGAGATGCAGTGAAAGAAGGGAAGACAAAGGTTTTCCTCACAAATATAAGTGCGTGAAATGTGCATGTCTTGATCATATAGCTATGTGGTCTTTGTGAGTCATTATGGTAAAAATGAAACAGACAAAAGCACTACATTGCAAAAGCTCAGATTATACCTTAAGCCAACCTAAGGCACTTAAAGTTAGTGCAAGGAAGCATGTGCAAGAAGCAGCTAAACATGTGAAAAGCAAACAGTGCAATTAGTTGTGTACATACAACAGCTGCACTGTTCACGTGAGCGCAATGGAAGACACATAAATACATCTAAGAGTACATCCAAATTTAACCTTGATAATCTCACTCTTATGCACTTGTGTTCTGTTCCAGGTCTGCATCATTCCCCTTGAAACGTTACTGAAAAAAGTCCTTGAGTTGTTTGTGCATACAGGATATTTAGTTGCATCATGTGTGAGTTCTGCAATTTAATATGTCAACAGTGGTGATGTCCTTCAGACAGAGCTGAACAGAGTGATGAACAGAGGCGCTAAGACAATGAAAAAGTAGTATAACGCATTTTGCACTGGACAAATTGCAAGGATCAATAAATCAGCCAACCAATCAATGAAATTATAGATTACTCGTACAATGATTTCACTCAGTTATTtctataaatattacaaaaatgtcAGCAATAAAAAGTATATCTTTTTGAGCTACTCTATGACTTGATTTGAAGGAAGCGCATAATTGGATACAGTACATGCAGAGGCGGACAGTAGTGAAGTATTTTTACTCCGTATTTTTCAAGTGTCTTTACATTATCAGAGTGTTTTTCTTTGGAAAATGTTTACTTCACAACATTCCAAAGcataatattgtattttttattgcaCTACATTTCATATTGAATTTCATTTAATACTTGCATTAGAAATCTAGTACTTTCTTAGTTTTACTCATGTAAGTCAAAGTAAGAAAGTACTAGATTTTTAATGTACTTAAGTAATAAATGTAAAAGAGAAACGCATTTATGAAATGTAGTGCAGTAAAAAAGTACGACATTGTGCCTTGGAATGTTGTGAAGTAAAAGTTTTCCAAAGAAAAATGTACTTGAGTACACCAGGCAGTCCACCTCTGAGTACGTTACACTTTAGTCCAGATGATTATGATAAAAAAGGTTCTAAAACAAAGGTATTTATTGTATAAAACAAACTCAAGTACGCCACAGATGAACAGGTAATGTGACAGCATGTAACACATGAACTAAAAACAAAGAGTAACTTAAATATACAAAGATATTGAGTCCAAGTGGCGAACAGATGTGCATACTGAATGAGAGTCCATGGAAACTAATGACTGGTGGGAAAAACGAAACCGGAACATAGGACACAGGTAACTGATGAATATGAACTAAATGTCCATGAAAATGAAACTAACACAAGCAGAACTTGACATTATAAAGGTCCTAAGCTATATAtcaaaacaataatatatatttcttaTAACAGAAAATACTTTAGGTGATAAATATTGTGGATGCCTGATCAACTCCAGCTTCAGCATATACTTTTTGGTGCTGTGCTTCATCTGAACTGAATGCAACTGACAAACATGCTGCAATCAATAATACTAATCTTAGTGTAAAATGATCATTACATTAAACATTTGGAATAAATGCCGTTACAAACGTCTTGTTTGCAAATGTTCAGATTGAAATATTTTAAGTCactgtacactaccattcaaaagttttgggtcattaagattttttaaatgttttttaaataagtctcTTGTATTTAGTAaggctgtgtttatttgattatgaatacagtaaaaacagtagtattgtaaaatataattttaatttaaaataatggatttctgttaatatgttttaaatgtaatttattcctgtgaagtcaaagctgaatttccaacagccattactccagtcctttggaaatcattctaatatgctgatttggtgcttgagaaacatttcttatattaaaaatgttgaaaacatacttttatttatttttttcaggattctttgataaacagaaagttcaaaagaacagaatttatttgaaattgaagtCTTTTTACATTAtagtattataaatgtatttaaatgtaaacgtatgcatcattgctgaataaaaaagtattttttaaaaatagtctTACAGactctaaacttttgaacagtagtgtaattaTTAATTAGTTTACATTATTAGTGTAATTAAAGATATACATTATATCttaattttgaacaaatttTGGCCATATATACTTGAGTGGGTCACATGCATTATATCCGTTTGCTTTTCACAGTGAATCCTGAAGTTGTAATGACATTGATGTCCACATAAACCTAAATGGGGCtgtaaagcaaaataaaaaaataaaaataaaaaaaataaatataaatgtaacttAAAATGTGAAAGGCAGTTAAATGTAAGAATGGTTTCGAGTTTTAGGTTGCTCGATGTAGGGCTGGTCATTCTGACAGAAACCCAATTGAAACAGGAAGTGATATCACAACTGCAAAAATCCATGGTCCAGTGTGGAAAAATATGCTTAATGCAGAGCACACCAGAAGATTTCCTGTTGGAAACAGAGAGAGATCATTAAGCAACAGAGCAATTAGTTTAGAACACACAGATTATGAAAGCATATAGATTGTGAAAACACACAGATTTTGAAAGAACAAAATCTCACAAGCAGTGACAAcacctttaatttaaatttgagCAGGCTTTGCATAACTGCCGAGTAATACTGCTTTCATCATAAGTTAAGGGGGTTTTGTAGAGACATGTTTAAACTCACTTTGGTGGAATGCCATGCTGTTCTCCTTCCAGGTGTTGCCCTGATAAACCCTGCAGGTGTAAGTGTACGCACGGTCATCAGACATAGGCATCCAGGTGAGGCGACAAATGTTAGGTGACACCAGGGAGACATTGGCTCGGCGTCGGGTCTCAATTGGTGGGATCATGTGGACTGGGGTGTTCGGGTAGGTGGATCCCATGAGTCGCCCGTCCTGTTTGAATTCACAGAACGGCCCGGGAATCTTGTGGGTCTCTGGGAATTCACAGTCAACCCGGAGGTTCTTCTCAATGTAGGTAATGCAGGAGTACATCTGTGGCCCTCGAGGGGTGTTCCAGAACCAGGAGTCAAAATCCAAGAAGCCGGGTTTTTGGTATGGGTTTGTTGCAGAGGCCACACCCATCATACATGACAGACATGCTACTGAGAGAAAAGCACAACCGCTTTAAAATAGGAAATGCTATATTGCttgacattttcaaaaatgaaatgagCATTTTGTTCTTTTAATAGAATAATTATGTGCCCCTGCACACCTATAGACACATATTTCAGATATATCTACAGCAGGGGTGCCCaaacctgttcctggagatctaccttcctgcagagttcagctccagccctgctcaacacacctgctgtaattatcaagtgctcctgaagatcttaattagctgattcaggtgtgttatatcagggttggagctaaactctgcaggtaggtagatctccaggaacagggttgggcaccactgatctatacagatattaaaaaaagtgttatGAGTGCAATCCAGAACCACAGACTACAAAGCATGTCTTGTAcgtgctttaaagggttagttcacccaaatctgaaaataatgtcattaattactcaccctcatgttgttccacacctgtaagaccttcgttcatcttcggaacacaaatgaagatatttttgatgaagtctgagaggtagtctacatgactcgtccatagacagcaataaaatcaacattttttacGGTCCAGAAAGGTTCTATAGACATCATTACAACAGTCGACATGACTACAGtgcttcaaccttaattttatgaagtgaagaGAATACGACGCATGCgagtgatgctgacgcaggagccggccaataatgagtcggtgttctgatgtagaacctgaaAGCGTTAGATGTAAACAATGTATGacaatgacacagaagagaagatgttgaataaagtcgttatttttgtttcgtttgtgcgcacaaaagtattctcgtcgcttcataaaattaagattgaaccactgcagtcaagACAATGGTTTTAGTGATGTCTTTAGTTCCCTTCTTAGGACCTTGAAGatgtgttgattatattgctgtctatggatgagtcatacacctctcagatttcattaaaaatatcttaatttgtgttccgaagataaacaaaggtgtggaacaacatgaaggtgagtaatttcACAGTGAAAAAATAGATAGGGTGATGCCAACTTTAAAGGATTAACATCACAAGTAATCAtctatgtaaatttgatttatttacatttaaatataaattgcCATGCAGCAAGCCAAAtgatttttgattatttttgagAAGCTGTAATATTTTCAATtctcattttaataattatacaaACATCTGAAgataattgtttaaaaatacttaGATGAAGCATATAAGATGTCACTGTTTGAAATTTTAGTTAGCCAACTGCATATTGCTATAGCCTCGAACCATCTCACAACATATAACTAAATAAACTTTGTTATTTTAAGAATACTTGTGAAGTCTTATGAAGAATAAGTGTCCTTCCACCTGTCTTTGTCTTAATTATCTTAATAAAAAATTCAAACTGTTACTTACATAACACAAAACAAGCTGCAATGGATGAATAAGACTTCATTGCCTCTTCAATTTTCGTCTCTAAACAACTGTCAAAAAAGGTAAACATGTTGGACATATATCTTACTTTAGACATTAAATaaagaaacattaaataaaaaaataaataaaaaataaaaaaaaaacgaaagaGATTTAAAGGTCATTATGTGGCCCACAGTTTTAGGTGAAAGCCTGACACTTCAATTTTAGGCTACACATCTCACCCAAACACCTTTCAAAAGGATTTTGTCTCATCAAAATATGGGTAGGCCTACACAAGTAACAAATTAGGTCGGGTTAAATCGCAGGTGCTAAATTACCGAATACTGCAGACCGACCCATCCCATATCTGTTCAAGGATAATTCGGGTCATTCAACTAGGATTTCTTTCTTACTGAAATAATCGATAGgacatctgaaaacacatgcaaatgcaGACTGTCATATAGCTAAAAAACAATGTTACCTCCAAGCCGAAATATTCGGGCCGTTTCCTCGTCTTGCAAGTCAAGGCACTCTAGTCTCCTAAAAGATGAGAGTCGATGGAGATGCTGATGCTGCTGAAGAAGCCGCAGCTCCGCCGCAGTCGAATGATGACCGCAGTCACCGGGTCCTGCATGCACTAATCTCAACTGAAATCTCTCCTTAGGTCGATTAACCTTGCCTCTGACTGCTGCTGACTGTCTTGTTCTATATTTCCCTCTTTGTTAAAATAAGTGGGTACCCCTTATATCCTATCGCTTTAAACTGACATGCAGGCTGTGGCTGGGCTATAATTGTAAACACATTTTCAGACACATTATTGAGGATGTGGAGACTCCTAAAAGAACCTCATAACACACTTAGGGTATATTTGGTCATCCGTGGGAATTTAGTCAGTCGTAGATGAGATCGAGCAATTGATGACACAGCAGATCTGAGAAATTGTGCTGGCCAATGTTAAAATGTCCACCAGCAGATGTCGCTGTAAACAAGAAATTAAGAGCTGCAGAACAGGTTTTTTTTATGGTCACCCCCTCACATTCCAGTGCCCGCTTAGAAAAAGCAAACAAGAGCTTTCCTTAGAACAAAgcataaataatgtttcttCGCAGAAATGACTCAGACCATAtctctgttgttttgtttgcttAAATCTAGGAGTG
Proteins encoded:
- the si:ch211-215c18.3 gene encoding uncharacterized protein si:ch211-215c18.3, translating into MMGVASATNPYQKPGFLDFDSWFWNTPRGPQMYSCITYIEKNLRVDCEFPETHKIPGPFCEFKQDGRLMGSTYPNTPVHMIPPIETRRRANVSLVSPNICRLTWMPMSDDRAYTYTCRVYQGNTWKENSMAFHQRNLLVCSALSIFFHTGPWIFAVVISLPVSIGFLSE